One Pseudofrancisella aestuarii genomic region harbors:
- a CDS encoding dienelactone hydrolase family protein → MIITKEIEYRGDGIALRGFYAYPEKRTNLPAILIAPSWAGRDKFACEKAIYMAKKGYVGFALDFYGDAKVGASKEENASLLNSLLAEKYALMTRLKTAYTTVSRMHMVDKSSIAAIGFCFGGRCVLDMARSNMFLKAVVSFHGKLESNIYKTEDIDTKILVLHGYNDPMVTPEEVNKFQEEMNRRNADWQLHSFGNTMHAFTNPEANDPEFGTVYNQLTNKRAWKLAEDFLRESFIPSYF, encoded by the coding sequence GAGGATTTTACGCTTACCCAGAAAAACGAACTAATTTGCCAGCTATTTTGATAGCGCCATCGTGGGCAGGGAGAGATAAATTTGCTTGTGAGAAAGCTATATATATGGCTAAAAAAGGTTATGTAGGATTTGCTTTAGATTTCTATGGAGATGCAAAAGTTGGTGCTTCTAAAGAAGAGAATGCATCTTTATTGAATAGCTTATTAGCAGAGAAATATGCGCTAATGACAAGACTTAAAACTGCCTATACAACTGTTAGTAGAATGCATATGGTTGATAAGTCAAGTATAGCAGCCATTGGTTTTTGTTTTGGCGGTAGATGTGTATTAGATATGGCAAGATCTAATATGTTCCTAAAGGCTGTTGTAAGTTTTCATGGGAAACTAGAATCTAATATCTATAAAACTGAAGATATTGATACTAAAATACTAGTATTGCATGGCTATAATGACCCTATGGTAACACCAGAAGAGGTTAATAAATTCCAAGAAGAAATGAATCGTCGTAATGCTGATTGGCAACTTCATAGTTTTGGTAATACTATGCATGCATTTACTAATCCTGAGGCGAATGATCCTGAGTTTGGTACTGTTTATAACCAGTTGACAAATAAAAGAGCTTGGAAACTAGCAGAAGATTTTCTTAGAGAGTCCTTTATTCCTAGTTATTTTTAA
- a CDS encoding DMT family transporter produces MDIKRKAIIALFIVAIFWGVTFPLVKISLEYISPGLFVTLRLSLSFLLLLPIVIKTNFQHKSYLLKVGFIFGSLEGISFYFQTRGLYTVSSSESAFLTALSVVMIPFIASFFKIDRLTVYGAIASIISLIGIYALSGANFENFTIGYLWSVLCALAYAVSVVYLSYETRRSDKSEVFKDMKLLIIFQVMFGIPLPFISDISSMYLDLNYILILAILFCSVSTIVCYYLQNTYQKYLSMSQVAVIFSFEPIFATIFGRIINHEAIYLSTIIGGVLILSSYFIIDIGNKRRIKA; encoded by the coding sequence ATGGATATTAAAAGAAAAGCTATAATAGCTTTATTTATAGTTGCAATTTTTTGGGGTGTGACTTTTCCATTAGTTAAAATATCGCTTGAATATATTTCTCCAGGACTTTTTGTTACTTTAAGACTTTCTTTATCTTTTTTATTGCTATTGCCTATAGTTATTAAAACCAACTTTCAGCATAAATCATATTTATTAAAAGTTGGATTTATTTTTGGCTCTCTTGAGGGGATAAGTTTTTATTTTCAAACGAGAGGCTTATATACGGTTTCTTCAAGTGAGTCAGCTTTTTTAACTGCATTGAGTGTAGTAATGATACCTTTTATTGCGAGTTTCTTTAAAATAGATCGTTTAACAGTATATGGAGCTATAGCATCCATAATATCTTTAATTGGGATATATGCTTTATCAGGAGCTAATTTTGAAAACTTTACTATAGGATATTTATGGTCTGTGTTATGTGCCTTAGCTTATGCGGTATCTGTAGTTTATCTTAGCTATGAAACAAGAAGATCTGATAAAAGTGAAGTATTTAAAGATATGAAACTTTTAATAATATTCCAAGTAATGTTTGGTATTCCTTTACCTTTCATTTCAGATATTTCTTCTATGTATCTTGATTTGAACTATATATTAATATTAGCAATTCTATTTTGTTCAGTTAGTACTATTGTGTGTTATTACTTACAAAATACTTATCAAAAGTATTTAAGTATGTCTCAAGTTGCAGTTATTTTTTCTTTCGAGCCAATATTTGCAACAATTTTTGGTAGGATTATAAATCATGAGGCTATATATTTATCCACAATTATTGGTGGAGTGCTAATATTGTCCAGTTATTTTATTATAGATATT